One Brassica napus cultivar Da-Ae chromosome A5, Da-Ae, whole genome shotgun sequence DNA window includes the following coding sequences:
- the LOC106405982 gene encoding coleoptile phototropism protein 1 — MKKAPSPEPVTTHGNQPPHHDQEKFAGDLEYYTWFDEACIQDMNYFVKTITGIKSKGIRPDLIGSIIAHYASKWLPDLSGNVSAIATPPPTESVTASVMKKRFFVETLIGILPPEKDSVPCNFLLRLLRTAKMVGANANYLTELENRVAWQLDQASLKELMIPSFSHTSGTLLDVELVTRLVKKFVGLDSEGVKTGAALVKVAKLVDSYLAEAALDGGLTLREFISLIEALPSYARTTEDGLYRAIDTYLKAHPQVLKQERKELCRLIDSRKLSPEAALHAAQNDRLPVRSIIRVLFTEQTKLSRHVDWSGSLTRSPTNPSGSHYFEQGGSGARCLSKREMNVQQAEIKRLREDVARLQSECSAMHLQVERLLEKKSGGSKGFFRWKRLGLVPSIRGSVSVEEMTNCENGEGFEPQTPGNMKTRLVKGRTPSRWRKSMS; from the exons ATGAAGAAAGCACCTTCGCCGGAACCCGTCACCACCCACGGCAACCAACCGCCGCATCATGACCAAGAAAAGTTCGCCGGAGACTTGGAGTACTACACTTGGTTCGACGAAGCTTGTATCCAAGACATGAACTACTTCGTCAAGACCATCACCGGCATCAAATCCAAAGGCATCCGACCAGACCTCATCGGTTCCATCATCGCTCATTACGCTTCCAAATGGCTCCCTGATCTCTCCGGCAACGTCTCCGCCATCGCGACACCACCACCGACAGAAAGCGTCACGGCTTCTGTAATGAAAAAACGTTTTTTCGTCGAGACCCTTATCGGAATCCTCCCGCCGGAGAAAGACTCCGTTCCTTGCAACTTCCTCCTCCGTCTACTCAGGACGGCGAAGATGGTCGGAGCCAATGCGAACTACTTAACGGAGCTCGAGAACAGAGTGGCGTGGCAGCTGGACCAAGCCTCGCTCAAGGAGCTTATGATACCTTCCTTCAGCCACACGTCTGGGACTTTGCTTGACGTTGAGCTCGTGACTCGTCTCGTGAAGAAGTTCGTTGGCTTGGATAGTGAAGGTGTTAAAACCGGCGCTGCTCTGGTTAAAGTGGCTAAGCTTGTCGACTCATACTTGGCTGAAGCCGCCCTTGACGGTGGCTTGACTCTACGGGAGTTTATATCCCTTATTGAAGCTCTGCCTAGCTATGCTCGTACCACGGAGGATGGCTTGTACCGCGCCATTGATACATACCTCAAG GCTCATCCTCAGGTTTTGAAGCAAGAAAGGAAAGAACTTTGCAGACTCATCGATAGCAGAAAGCTATCACCAGAAGCAGCTCTCCACGCGGCTCAGAACGATCGTCTACCAGTAAGATCAATCATCAGAGTGTTGTTCACTGAGCAGACAAAGCTAAGCCGTCACGTTGACTGGAGTGGTAGCTTGACGAGGAGTCCAACAAACCCTTCTGGCTCACATTACTTTGAGCAAGGAGGCTCAGGAGCGAGGTGCTTGTCTAAACGCGAGATGAATGTTCAGCAAGCAGAGATAAAGAGGCTTAGAGAAGATGTGGCGAGGCTGCAGAGCGAGTGCAGTGCCATGCATTTGCAGGTTGAGAGGCTATTGGAGAAGAAGAGTGGTGGGAGTAAAGGGTTTTTCAGGTGGAAGAGGCTAGGGTTAGTGCCTTCTATTAGAGGAAGTGTTAGCGTTGAAGAGATGACTAACTGTGAGAATGGTGAAGGGTTTGAACCTCAAACTCCTGGGAATATGAAGACGAGGCTTGTCAAAGGAAGAACACCTTCAAGGTGGAGAAAATCTATGTCTTAG